The following proteins are co-located in the Acidobacteriota bacterium genome:
- a CDS encoding DNA cytosine methyltransferase, protein MDLRPISYQTIKPNRSMGVDHLRFKAIDLFSGSGGLTLGLKRAGFHVIAAIDSDELSSDTFRRNHPQVRMVTEDISTVDPEFLMNRLGMKPAELDLLSGCPPCQGFSTMRTKNGGRKISEPMNDLVFEIVRFARTFEPKAIMLENVPGLASDVRIEQLRDDLHQLGYFVDYEVFNATDYGVPQRRKRMILLGGMGATIPFAESVPWRTSVWDAIGHLPAPRESVDPLHNYEVSRSSSVMNLIRMIPKDGGSRASLPNNLQLACHRKFDGFKDVYGRMAWLTQAPTITGGCINPSKGRYLHPEQDRAITLREAALLQGFPHGYEFLLYRGRYPAAQMIGNAFPPNFAFWHAKQVVDILASHSGA, encoded by the coding sequence ATGGATTTGAGACCAATCAGCTACCAAACAATCAAACCAAATCGCTCCATGGGAGTCGATCACTTGCGGTTTAAGGCGATAGATTTGTTCAGCGGCAGTGGTGGTCTGACACTAGGCCTGAAGAGAGCCGGGTTTCACGTCATTGCGGCCATAGATTCCGATGAGCTCTCGTCGGACACGTTTCGTCGTAATCATCCGCAAGTACGCATGGTTACGGAGGATATTTCGACCGTCGATCCAGAATTCTTAATGAACAGATTAGGGATGAAGCCAGCAGAACTCGACCTACTTTCAGGGTGTCCGCCGTGTCAGGGCTTCTCGACCATGAGAACAAAGAACGGTGGCCGTAAAATCAGTGAACCAATGAACGACTTGGTCTTCGAAATAGTTAGATTTGCGAGGACCTTCGAGCCCAAAGCAATAATGCTCGAAAACGTGCCCGGGTTGGCAAGTGATGTCCGCATCGAGCAATTGCGCGACGATCTTCATCAACTCGGTTATTTCGTGGACTACGAGGTGTTCAACGCCACCGACTACGGCGTCCCCCAGCGAAGAAAACGCATGATTCTCCTTGGGGGAATGGGAGCGACCATACCATTTGCGGAAAGCGTGCCTTGGCGAACGTCCGTTTGGGACGCTATTGGCCATCTGCCTGCTCCGAGGGAAAGCGTTGATCCGCTCCACAATTACGAAGTCTCTCGTAGCAGTTCGGTGATGAATCTCATCAGAATGATCCCGAAGGACGGCGGAAGTCGGGCAAGTCTCCCTAACAATTTACAATTGGCGTGTCACCGGAAGTTTGACGGTTTTAAAGATGTCTATGGCCGAATGGCCTGGTTGACGCAAGCACCGACAATTACAGGCGGCTGCATCAACCCGTCCAAAGGGCGCTATCTGCATCCAGAGCAAGACCGTGCCATCACCCTGCGGGAAGCGGCGCTTCTGCAAGGATTTCCGCATGGCTACGAATTCCTTCTTTACCGCGGTCGGTATCCGGCAGCGCAAATGATCGGGAACGCTTTCCCTCCCAATTTTGCGTTTTGGCACGCGAAACAGGTAGTGGATATTCTCGCATCGCACTCCGGTGCATAG
- a CDS encoding ATP-binding protein, translating into MSLGIHIGTVVGNTSPQEFRFFLKSFTAKLGDLVAVRMEIPSADGKGKDPVLVWGRIVELGRFNPFLPVEAGQELAQEGLNLLDTVLSLSRDQVEGKVLVLGQTPVDDIGRLRPLSYPVSPGAEVKRPPAASVKTILTGDKPVHRLRLGTLIGRPDVEVRINTNVIVARHMAILAMTGGGKTVAARRIIKELLEVQYPLVILDPHGDYLGLWEQREGFPKNSIHLFYPSLTVREENLDLVGYLIAQMTQGFTDPQKEKYREALERIDLRNKEVGVVPFIEKLLQKLEDSSSGDRRTAPTIRAVKRGFRLVRSYVEAMEKSNERLRRQAALQDFPFKAMPDPSIRPEGFVRPGQASIVYLGGYDHLTQSTIVAVILKELFEHRASMRNQIPPFLAVVEEAHNFIPSRGEGQAGTPSVEIIKKVITEGRKFGTGLLLVSQRPSRLDETALSQCNTFLIFRLVNPRDQSFVEKVMENLSKADSRLLPGFGPGQGIVSGQAVRFPLVIKVDFDRELQTQAIGDENFLEATKKWQESPEAKAADRTDNLLQELDGIEDV; encoded by the coding sequence ATGAGCTTAGGAATTCACATTGGAACTGTCGTAGGCAACACGTCGCCGCAAGAGTTTCGCTTTTTTCTCAAGAGCTTTACGGCAAAACTGGGTGATTTAGTGGCCGTGAGAATGGAGATCCCGAGCGCGGATGGTAAAGGCAAGGATCCAGTGTTGGTCTGGGGCCGCATCGTGGAACTGGGCCGTTTCAACCCTTTTCTTCCTGTCGAAGCAGGGCAGGAGCTTGCGCAAGAGGGGCTCAATTTACTTGATACCGTGCTTTCTCTTTCAAGAGACCAAGTCGAAGGCAAAGTATTGGTACTTGGACAGACACCGGTGGACGACATCGGACGACTTCGTCCCCTGAGCTATCCAGTCAGTCCAGGTGCTGAGGTGAAGCGTCCGCCCGCTGCGTCGGTGAAAACCATTCTAACTGGCGATAAACCCGTGCATCGGCTGCGCCTTGGAACCCTTATCGGACGTCCCGATGTGGAAGTTAGGATCAATACGAACGTCATAGTCGCTCGCCACATGGCAATCCTCGCAATGACGGGTGGAGGAAAAACTGTAGCAGCACGGCGCATAATTAAAGAGTTGCTAGAGGTTCAATATCCCCTTGTGATTCTTGATCCGCATGGCGATTATCTCGGCTTATGGGAACAGCGGGAAGGCTTCCCTAAGAACTCGATTCACTTGTTTTACCCAAGCCTCACTGTGCGTGAAGAAAATCTGGATCTGGTTGGATACCTAATCGCTCAGATGACTCAAGGATTTACTGACCCTCAGAAGGAGAAATACCGAGAGGCATTGGAGCGAATTGACCTCCGAAACAAGGAAGTCGGAGTTGTTCCGTTTATCGAAAAGCTTCTGCAAAAACTAGAAGATTCCTCTAGCGGCGATAGGAGAACCGCACCGACGATCCGGGCGGTAAAGCGAGGTTTCCGCCTCGTGCGGAGCTACGTTGAAGCCATGGAGAAGTCAAACGAGAGACTACGGCGCCAAGCCGCACTTCAAGACTTTCCGTTCAAGGCAATGCCTGATCCGTCGATACGACCCGAAGGCTTTGTCAGACCTGGGCAGGCGAGCATTGTGTACCTTGGAGGTTACGATCATCTGACACAATCGACGATTGTTGCCGTTATCTTGAAGGAGTTGTTCGAACACCGTGCCTCTATGAGGAACCAGATTCCTCCATTTCTTGCTGTAGTAGAGGAAGCACACAACTTCATTCCATCACGGGGCGAGGGTCAGGCGGGCACGCCGTCGGTGGAAATAATCAAGAAGGTGATCACCGAGGGGAGGAAGTTTGGGACCGGGCTTCTTCTCGTCAGTCAACGGCCAAGTAGACTCGACGAAACAGCTCTTTCGCAGTGCAATACCTTCCTGATCTTTCGACTGGTCAATCCTAGGGATCAGAGCTTTGTCGAAAAGGTTATGGAGAATCTCAGCAAGGCTGATAGTCGACTCCTGCCCGGATTCGGTCCTGGTCAGGGAATAGTCAGCGGTCAGGCTGTCAGGTTCCCTCTCGTCATAAAGGTGGACTTCGATCGTGAACTACAGACCCAAGCGATAGGCGATGAGAACTTTTTGGAAGCAACAAAGAAGTGGCAAGAAAGTCCGGAGGCAAAGGCGGCAGACCGTACAGACAATTTGCTGCAAGAACTAGACGGAATCGAGGACGTCTAA
- a CDS encoding DNA double-strand break repair nuclease NurA gives MDKSFFVLARKRWILEEPPNEKARTKWNYYPLGESVEHLNKDCTVLVRFRDADQDLITDADGRIVEYKGLYYLRSKKLCMFLSTYMPERFMVAFFEGTPGNARCVVQPLDPTWIELIAEDDPTLRLHVYDVPPRDVTTITATPILSAFYRNLTDNDPELFSVHVSRFLDSPHILTPLFAHVLSIRSDHSVDFVIQLKKIAEQIRGLLKNHGKSVRLHGFQTSHLDLWAQMQGRPVAFLDGGVARIPSIARLEPLALRVGVYTVVPGETRVDEREKWFMQPYVVGDIADPKHAITEFTDRKRLLEAARYTLEPLTALYSLDQNDAAAFLLIHGPLVNQFAMYDEGEPNFIPALDPAFLEQFGITQAAVTGTVQDLPTDPKGAGPFWKHFMAVYTHVMKLIHGHPKAIAGVVERVAGRSVTKAVLSTMEKDRVINATYRKRIDEILDRYDISDDFLFGCILRSGEYITPIPVRKNLERRARDRWKPVVRQLPSPSATMLKTTDTMFPFRIEMNLAAVNQAQLLIKLIYHTARLLPRYGFPVGLDIADKYAKVPDWISRGISGEMSASVIRRAIRTGDPHVVAQVRQLLAKTPRDFFFRPGVEF, from the coding sequence ATGGATAAGAGCTTCTTTGTCCTAGCACGTAAGCGCTGGATTCTCGAAGAACCGCCGAACGAGAAGGCCCGTACAAAGTGGAACTACTACCCATTGGGGGAATCGGTTGAACATCTCAACAAAGATTGCACCGTGCTGGTTAGGTTCAGGGATGCTGATCAGGATTTGATAACGGATGCAGATGGTCGAATCGTCGAATACAAGGGACTATACTATCTTCGATCGAAAAAACTCTGCATGTTTCTTTCCACATATATGCCAGAAAGATTCATGGTAGCCTTCTTCGAGGGGACCCCTGGTAACGCGCGCTGTGTGGTGCAACCACTCGACCCCACTTGGATCGAGCTTATCGCGGAAGACGACCCCACGCTACGACTGCATGTGTACGATGTTCCTCCTCGAGATGTCACTACAATAACAGCTACTCCCATCCTCTCAGCATTCTATCGTAATCTCACCGATAATGATCCGGAACTGTTCAGTGTGCATGTTTCTCGCTTTCTCGACTCTCCACACATCCTGACCCCTCTCTTCGCCCATGTACTCTCGATACGAAGCGACCATAGTGTGGATTTCGTGATTCAGTTGAAGAAAATTGCGGAGCAAATTCGCGGTCTATTAAAGAACCACGGCAAGTCCGTTCGCCTTCACGGATTTCAAACATCACATCTTGATCTTTGGGCGCAGATGCAAGGCAGGCCTGTAGCATTCCTCGATGGCGGTGTGGCTCGGATTCCGAGTATCGCACGTCTCGAGCCGCTGGCCCTTCGTGTGGGAGTATATACGGTAGTTCCTGGCGAAACTCGAGTGGATGAGCGAGAAAAGTGGTTCATGCAACCATACGTCGTCGGTGACATTGCCGATCCGAAGCACGCGATCACAGAGTTTACTGATCGGAAACGGCTCTTGGAAGCTGCTCGCTACACCCTTGAACCGCTTACAGCTCTTTATTCCTTGGATCAGAACGACGCCGCTGCATTTCTGTTGATCCACGGGCCGCTGGTAAATCAATTCGCAATGTATGACGAGGGAGAACCCAACTTCATTCCGGCCCTCGATCCCGCCTTCCTAGAGCAATTTGGGATCACGCAAGCCGCAGTCACCGGCACGGTGCAAGATCTCCCAACCGACCCCAAAGGAGCTGGACCTTTTTGGAAGCACTTTATGGCTGTGTATACCCACGTGATGAAGTTGATACACGGTCATCCGAAGGCCATTGCCGGCGTCGTGGAGCGGGTGGCTGGCCGTTCAGTGACGAAGGCCGTTCTGTCGACCATGGAGAAGGATCGAGTTATCAACGCTACCTATCGAAAAAGGATCGACGAGATTCTTGACCGCTACGACATATCAGATGATTTCCTCTTTGGGTGCATACTCCGTTCGGGTGAATACATAACGCCGATACCCGTGAGAAAAAATCTTGAGCGTCGGGCGAGGGATCGGTGGAAACCAGTCGTGCGGCAACTCCCGTCGCCATCGGCCACGATGCTAAAGACGACGGACACTATGTTTCCATTTCGAATCGAGATGAATCTGGCAGCCGTAAACCAAGCTCAATTGTTAATTAAGTTAATATACCACACAGCCCGTCTCTTGCCGCGGTATGGGTTTCCTGTTGGATTAGACATCGCCGATAAGTACGCGAAGGTTCCGGATTGGATCTCACGCGGTATCTCGGGTGAAATGTCAGCTTCGGTGATTCGTCGAGCAATCAGAACGGGTGATCCACATGTGGTGGCGCAGGTTAGACAGTTACTCGCAAAGACACCAAGAGACTTCTTTTTCCGACCGGGAGTTGAGTTTTAG
- a CDS encoding HTH domain-containing protein, with amino-acid sequence MSGNVLQRAQERKSEIKKEQVSLKNKIIALDDELEHLNYFFKSLAPYATQGNEPAPKITVVTGTVQILKREKKYLNARQVTDSLIEMGYETSAKSPIESIRAILSGEAKRETNPRIIRKDTYYGLPGWLDDPSIKVKGYSLGKTGITVDEGAKYQGAIQRAEVSRIPQERGYLKLRFWFHPPLPWPHAGPPQEIMFMMNESSAGEFVQRLKTTLD; translated from the coding sequence ATGTCTGGAAACGTGCTGCAGCGGGCCCAGGAACGAAAGTCAGAAATCAAGAAGGAACAGGTGTCCCTTAAAAACAAGATCATTGCGCTGGATGATGAACTGGAACACCTAAACTACTTTTTCAAATCCCTTGCACCATACGCTACCCAAGGAAACGAACCGGCACCGAAAATAACTGTGGTGACGGGAACGGTCCAGATTCTGAAACGGGAAAAAAAATATCTCAATGCCCGTCAAGTAACGGACTCCCTGATCGAAATGGGGTATGAAACCTCCGCCAAGTCTCCGATAGAAAGCATCCGAGCCATTCTTTCTGGAGAAGCCAAGAGGGAAACGAACCCAAGAATCATTCGTAAGGATACGTATTACGGACTTCCCGGATGGCTTGATGACCCGTCAATCAAAGTGAAAGGATACTCACTCGGCAAAACGGGAATTACTGTAGACGAAGGCGCCAAGTACCAAGGTGCGATACAACGGGCGGAGGTTTCTCGGATACCCCAGGAAAGGGGATATTTGAAACTGCGGTTCTGGTTTCATCCACCTCTACCGTGGCCTCACGCTGGTCCGCCTCAAGAGATTATGTTTATGATGAACGAATCTTCGGCAGGAGAATTTGTGCAGCGGCTGAAGACGACCCTCGACTGA
- a CDS encoding 3-isopropylmalate dehydrogenase, protein MTDTLKLAVIPGDGTGPEVTTEALKVLEAVAPLENVRYDRVDFDYGGDRYLATGEIITEAQIDELGQFDAIYLGAIGHPDVTPGVLEKGLLLTVRFQLDQYINFRPVRLYPGVDCPLKDKGPEHIRFDVVRENTEDLYCGAGGFLRKNTPQEVATQEMIATRYGADRCLRWAFNHCISRQDRLRLTLVHKTNVLTFAADLWERAFHEIGEAEFPQVNRDYNHIDAACMWFVKNPEYYDTIVVPNMFGDIITDIGAMIQGGLGVAAGGNINPEPGGCSMFECMGGSAPKYTGQSVINPIAAIAAMGMLLRVLGDQKDQPNLVRAGKRVDAAIGRTTPKMKSMSAGRMGYTTTEVGDLVAEAL, encoded by the coding sequence ATGACCGACACCCTCAAACTCGCAGTGATCCCCGGCGACGGAACCGGCCCCGAAGTCACCACCGAGGCCCTCAAAGTCCTGGAAGCAGTCGCCCCCCTGGAAAACGTCCGCTACGACCGGGTCGACTTCGACTACGGCGGCGACCGCTATCTCGCCACCGGCGAGATCATCACGGAAGCCCAGATCGACGAGCTGGGCCAGTTCGACGCCATCTATCTGGGCGCCATCGGACACCCGGACGTCACCCCCGGCGTGCTGGAGAAGGGGCTCCTGCTCACCGTCCGCTTCCAGCTCGACCAGTACATCAACTTCCGCCCCGTCCGCCTCTACCCCGGCGTCGACTGCCCCCTAAAGGACAAGGGACCCGAACACATCCGTTTCGACGTCGTCCGCGAGAACACCGAGGATCTCTACTGCGGCGCCGGAGGCTTCCTGCGCAAGAACACCCCCCAAGAGGTGGCCACGCAGGAGATGATCGCCACCCGGTACGGGGCCGACCGCTGCCTGCGCTGGGCCTTCAACCACTGCATCAGCCGGCAGGACCGCCTGCGCCTCACGCTGGTCCACAAGACCAACGTCCTGACCTTTGCCGCCGACCTGTGGGAACGGGCCTTCCACGAGATCGGAGAAGCCGAGTTTCCCCAGGTCAACCGCGACTACAACCACATCGACGCCGCCTGCATGTGGTTCGTCAAGAACCCCGAGTACTACGACACCATCGTGGTCCCCAACATGTTCGGGGACATCATCACCGACATCGGCGCCATGATTCAGGGAGGCCTGGGCGTGGCCGCCGGGGGCAACATCAACCCGGAGCCGGGCGGCTGCAGCATGTTCGAGTGCATGGGCGGCTCGGCGCCCAAGTACACGGGACAGAGCGTCATCAACCCCATCGCCGCCATCGCCGCCATGGGCATGTTGTTGAGGGTCCTGGGAGACCAGAAGGACCAGCCCAACCTGGTTCGCGCCGGAAAGCGGGTGGACGCCGCCATCGGCCGGACCACTCCCAAGATGAAGAGCATGTCCGCCGGCCGGATGGGCTACACCACGACCGAGGTGGGAGACTTGGTCGCCGAGGCATTGTAG
- a CDS encoding GNAT family N-acetyltransferase — MRIVELTAVTPEIVESIGRLIPQLSTSAPIPTADQLENLVASDAAQLLIARDPDREDRIVGTLTLVLYRIPTGVRAWIEDVVVDESARRRGVGELLCRAAIDRARSAGARNVDLTSRSERKAANRLYQRLGFSLRHTNLYRYSLEQSE; from the coding sequence ATGAGAATCGTCGAGCTCACCGCCGTCACCCCGGAGATCGTCGAATCCATCGGCCGGCTGATCCCTCAACTCTCCACCTCGGCCCCCATTCCCACCGCCGATCAACTCGAAAACCTGGTTGCCAGCGACGCCGCCCAACTACTCATCGCACGTGACCCGGACCGAGAGGACCGCATCGTCGGCACCCTGACCCTGGTCCTCTACCGCATTCCCACCGGCGTCCGGGCCTGGATCGAGGACGTGGTGGTGGACGAGTCGGCTCGACGACGCGGCGTCGGCGAACTCCTCTGCCGCGCCGCCATCGACCGGGCCCGGTCCGCCGGCGCCCGAAACGTGGACCTCACCTCCCGCTCCGAACGCAAAGCCGCCAACCGCCTCTACCAACGCCTCGGCTTCTCATTACGGCACACGAACCTCTACCGCTACTCATTGGAGCAATCCGAGTAG
- a CDS encoding NYN domain-containing protein — protein sequence MDERERRLALFLDLENLALGFEKGQTRSRFRIDKVLERLVEKGKILVKEAYADWARFAEYKHELHESAFELIDIPKRSKTGKNSADIRLCVDAMDLCFSKDHIDTFVILSGDSDFSPLASKLKENGKYVIGLGTQGSTSQMLVDNCDEFIFYEELDEVATRPPRLNARIAKDKRPAFQLLIESILALMRENKDVIYSSMVKQTMKRKQPAFNESRFGYRTFSALLEDASKFNLVVLGEDARSGTYVVRGFGKNSN from the coding sequence ATGGACGAACGAGAACGCCGCCTAGCCCTTTTCCTCGACCTGGAGAACTTGGCCCTGGGCTTCGAGAAAGGGCAAACCCGGTCCCGGTTCCGCATCGACAAGGTCCTGGAACGGCTGGTAGAAAAAGGAAAGATCCTGGTCAAGGAGGCGTATGCCGACTGGGCGCGCTTCGCCGAATACAAGCATGAGTTGCATGAGTCCGCCTTCGAGCTCATCGACATCCCCAAGCGGAGCAAGACGGGAAAGAATTCGGCCGACATCCGGCTCTGCGTGGACGCCATGGACCTCTGCTTCTCCAAGGATCACATCGACACCTTCGTGATCCTCTCCGGGGACAGCGACTTCTCCCCCCTGGCTTCCAAGCTGAAGGAGAACGGCAAGTACGTGATCGGACTGGGAACCCAGGGCAGCACGTCCCAGATGCTGGTGGACAACTGCGACGAGTTCATCTTCTACGAGGAGCTGGACGAGGTCGCCACGCGCCCGCCGCGCCTGAACGCCAGGATCGCCAAGGACAAACGTCCCGCCTTCCAGCTCCTGATCGAGTCGATCCTGGCGCTGATGCGCGAGAACAAGGACGTGATCTACTCCTCCATGGTCAAGCAGACCATGAAGCGGAAACAGCCCGCCTTCAACGAATCCCGGTTCGGCTACCGGACCTTTTCGGCCCTCCTGGAAGACGCCTCCAAGTTCAACCTGGTGGTTCTGGGGGAAGACGCCCGAAGCGGCACCTACGTGGTCCGGGGATTCGGAAAAAACTCCAATTGA
- a CDS encoding PH domain-containing protein, which translates to MKYIEANLTPNETILAHARVHWFVFVSGVVTGLVGSVFLFLTWDLAPGKPPNAGPYLIFGVVGSWLIIVAVYKLLRAWLRVRFTELAVTSQRVVAKFGWIGRRTVELNHNMVESITVYQGLMGRVFNFGTLTIRGTGGGQTPVPTIAHPLEFRKVVTEQITRASGVEP; encoded by the coding sequence ATGAAATATATCGAAGCCAACCTGACGCCAAACGAAACGATTCTCGCCCATGCCCGCGTGCATTGGTTCGTATTCGTTTCCGGAGTCGTGACCGGTCTGGTGGGGTCGGTGTTTCTGTTTCTGACATGGGACCTCGCACCGGGGAAGCCGCCCAACGCCGGTCCCTATCTGATTTTCGGCGTAGTCGGCTCCTGGCTCATCATCGTCGCCGTCTACAAGCTTCTAAGGGCGTGGTTGCGCGTGAGGTTCACGGAGCTTGCCGTCACTTCCCAAAGGGTGGTGGCAAAGTTCGGATGGATCGGACGCCGGACGGTGGAGCTCAACCACAACATGGTGGAGAGCATCACGGTCTATCAGGGTCTGATGGGACGCGTATTCAATTTCGGCACTCTGACCATACGCGGCACGGGAGGAGGACAAACGCCTGTTCCCACCATCGCTCACCCTCTCGAATTCCGGAAAGTCGTCACCGAACAGATCACAAGGGCGTCCGGCGTGGAGCCGTAA